TTATTATGTAAGGtaaataaatctttataaaaaagaattctaagttgaattttcatcaaacaGTTGTGGAAGAGTTATGTATCTTACATTATTATGTAAGGtaaataaatctttataaaaaagaaCTCTAAATTCAACCTCGTAATAAAATACGGCAGATCCTATCCTAATATGTGCCCACCCAGAGAGCCTGTCAATGACACGTGTGTtttatgtataattatttagttgaagtactaaaattattattttttctcttgtacTGTCAAGGTTCAATTTTATAACAGAAAAATCGAATGTTATTACAAACGTGGccttaaatatcattttaatttttcaatagcAAACTTGatgttcaataaattaatacaagAATTGGGACTTCAAACTAAGGCCATGCATTGGGACAACCGTTTCATGCAGTGAATGCAGCGATTTTGAGTGTGGTCCTGCAAGTATAATGTGCATATCACGatactataatttaaattttgtggtCCTGCaagttttaatataaatttccATGTTCTTAAATTCCGGATCCTGATATATAAATATCTATAGTTCAACATCGAGAGACCTTGCAATGAGTGATAATTAAAAGTTGCATGTAATTAgtcttcaaattttgaattccTAGAAtcttttatttagatttttttttataggtcACATGGGCTCACTAAGTTCATGAAGCTTGGgcaaagggaaaaagaaaaaggaaatcaaGCAAGCAACCAAAATCGAAAGACTATAAATCGTGTtacaacattaattaattttagggaAAATAATTCACATTGGGGGATTTATTATGGGCTAactacaaatataaattagtcTTTGTCTTTTGGTATGAGTTAGTTTTGTGCGTTTCTatactttattaatattagaGTTACTCATGCACGAATAGCAGAATGGGTCTACACAATCTTACCACatgataataaattgataaaaaaatcagtCTAAACATGAATGAAGGTATTtcgaaaaatatttgtaagaAGTACCCCACATCAATTGAGATTAGTTACTTATCGCtaagaatataaatttaaaataaacccTCAATTATTAGACTAGCTTTTAAACATTATTTAGGTTTATGAACTCCTATAATTAACACCCTCTCCTAATCTAggttttcttcatcttttgaACTCTTAAACCATGTGGGCGCATTAATAACTGTGTACTTACTGGCCCTTTTTGTTGCAtgcaatgaattttattgaatgaGCATATGCATGTGTACATTCCCTTTGCAATGTAGACATGGTTTTCTTAAGAACACGCCAGATGTGTACATAGGGAACCATATGCAATCCATTCTATCTAAACGTATTATTTGTAAAGTCTTTAGTGCTTGGTTAGCATATgttttaaaactaaattccAGCAATGGCGTTGATCATCAACACATAAAtggcacttttttttttaattgtgtgtgaATTTTGTGAGATTTTTCATCTAGCAAACCCACTCAATATGCTCTTAACTTGTCTCTTCATGGTTCAAAGCCAATGATccattttatcatatataaacattaaattttcttttgtttgatctTATTTGTTTTCCTTCTCTATATATTTGATTTCGTCTAGTAGTCTATcagaagaggaagaaattttttcGGGGTAACTCCAACTCACAAGCATTTGCATCTTgattgaaaaaccaaagtacATTTGAGATGAAATTGAAAGCAAGCTCACTCacagaagaaaaaacaaatttgggTGACAAATTGACtgtccttttttctttttttctttaatcttctTCTTGTGTGTAGAAAATTGCTATAAAAACCATGATTGAGagtagaataaaataaaccaatGGAAATACAGAATCCAAATTTAAAGACAGTCCTTGGCTTGTTACTCCAGAGttcaagaaattgaatttctcCATCTTCTAGGTGTTTTTCTCGTCTGTTCTGCAGCATTCGGAACCTGCGGTCTTATATCCTGGTGATCTGTAGCTGTCATCTTGGTGAGTTTGCCCAGTTTCTTCCACCCGCTAGTCCATGCCGAAGTTTGTTTctgctttgtcaacttatcaaaCTGTCTCTGTAGAGTCTCCATGTCATTTTGAAGTTCAAGATACTTAGCCTTGACACTCTCTAGCTCAAATTTGAGTGTGTTAATGTCCTTCTTAGCAGTTGCCCATCCTTCTTGGAATGACTGTGGTGTCGCTTCAAGTAGAGATTTTCTGTTTGATATCATTGGCTGGTATTGACTTTCTCCAGCTTCTTTCAGGGTGCTGTTGGCCATAGCATTGCTAATCTTTATCTGCTCAGAGAAAAGGACTTGAACTACAATCCTTAGGGGTAGTCTTTCATTTTGTGCGGCATGCATGCAAGCATCAATCGACAGTTTCTGGCAATCCATCACACGGCAGAGACGTTTCCTTTCATGCTCGGATAGCGTTGGATGGgcctattaattaatttattgaaatagaTCAAAATTCCAAACAGAAAGCAAGTTATGCACCCAGAACTTTTGATTAGCACAGAACAATTTTAGCCGTTTAAGAATGGATTTGGttcaatttcttcaattcaaaGTGATggtaatatttatttccttgGTGTAATCAAAATGATGGGCAGGTTCAATATTGGAGTGCTCTCTCTCATATTGCAGTGGATGAAGTATACATGCATTCTACAGAGCTGAAGACAAATTCTGATATTAATTACCTCttcactaaatttttttctctttgtatTCTTCTTGTTGACGCTTTTAACTTGTGATACAAATTCTAACCAATGTTCCTAAACTTGATTCAATTTTTGGCATATGCTGAGTTTGCGATCTAAACTTATGTTTCCTTTGCAGTAAAACTGAATCCATACACGAATCAGTTCAAAAAATCGAGTACAAAAACCAGATGTGAACACTGCATCTACTTAAAACTTCATGATGCAATATGCTACTGAGACTGAGCTAATTGaagaaattcaattatgtGAATGAGGCACTTCAAACCATATATCAAAAAGCTAATagcaaaaattagaaattaccTTAAGGTAAGAGTCAATTGCTCGATAAAGTCCATCATCACAGGTTCTTGCAGATTCAGGTAAAGCCTCTGCCAACACCTGAAATTTCGTCAAAGACAGGTTTCTATCTCTGGCCACTTCTGTAAGATAACCATCAACAAGCCTTGCCACTCTCATCTTAGCACTTGTGCCATTTCCCCTTTGACTTGCGTCATACATGTGTTTATCTGAAAAAGATTGCCTACTAGGACTCGAACTTTCGGTCTGCTCCTGAACAAGAAAATGCTCCAAAAGCCTCTGAACAAGATCCACATCATATAGAGTTTCACCTTTACTGTAAGCAGGAATGAGAAGATCTGCCAATGTAGCTTGCTCAAACTGCATCCCCACTCGTTTCTCCAATTCAGTCACCAAAGCAGGTGCTACTTTTAACATGTTTGCCATTCTCAAGAGCCTAAGAAGGAAGCTACATGACACACTGTCTTTCTGTGGTGGAATTATGCTGATAAGGCTCTCGATTATCATCCGTTGATCTTTAGCCTGAACGGTTGGAGGATCATCCTTCATCCCTGCCACGATCATATGAAGTCCACCTTTCCAACTACTACAACTACCATTACTATTGCTAGCACTACAGCTGCTTATTTCATCTGCTGACCCTGAACTTTCTCTTATCAAACCCGTAAGCCATTTTGCCGCATAATGCATTATTGCAGCTCCAATCAGCTCAAATCTCATACCCTTTACTTTAATTGCTGTAATGACCCTAACAAAGTGATCAATCCTGAGAATCGAAACATCTTCAAACCACCAATCAGGAGGAACTGGCTGACTTCTGCTTGGACTTGAATCTTTCATATCATTCCATTTGGGGCTGGAAATTTTAGGCGGTCTCCCAGTATATGCCCATCTTATCCCTTTCGGATTAGCACAAGCCTTCCAAGCTATCGACTCACTACATCTTCGCACAATTTGAAGATTTTCAGCCCATGGTGAGAGCTTTTCACAGCTCTTCAATACAATTATAGAGTCTCTCCACGAAGACAAAACAACATAACTGAGAAAAGCTTCAGTTTTGAATATAAGATTGCCTTCTTCTAAGTCCTCAGTCATTTCAAGATACTCAGCAGCACATCTTAGGCCAGAGATATTTGATGCTGTTAGATCAACCGCAATCCCATAGCAGAATTTTGCCGCTAGCTCAAACGCCTCTGGCCCTCCCGGAAGATCATCCAAAACAATCTTGTTCAGTTCCGAGTCACGCGATTCATATATAAGTCTATTCATCTTTCCACTCCTAGAAAGCAGAGGATACTTTCACAAACAcatggccaaaaaaaaaaaaaagaaattaataagtaCTATGATTTGTTCAAAGCTTGATTAGCTGATTTCTCATATATCATACTAGTACAAGACTAGCAACTACCTTGTGTAAGTGAAAATTAACATCTCCAATTTGAACAAGAAAGTCACTTGGAATATCAGTAGCAACATACCTATGAACAAAACAAGGACGtcaagatttttcaaattgttgtagttctaaaaataaaaatggggATTTGATTTGTTACATACCAAGATTGGCCTCTAAGCTCAAACCCATCAGTCTTGACACTAAGTTTAGTTGAGCTAAGAACTCCGTTACCATAATCTCTGCCTCCAAGTGATTCACTCTCAGATTCCCACATGatggtggtgatgatgatggtgagatcaaataaattagattaggttttcttcaattttgctCTCAAGAATGTGGCTCTAATCAAAACGgagaatatttttaacaaggaACAAGAAGAACAAGAGCTGATGGGAGCAACAAAAAATCCCACATGGGATGCTCGGAGTTATCTGAAAATTTGTCGGCTTCTTACAGAATTTCAAGGCCTCTTACTTACACTTACAGGCTGTGAAGTAATGGGCAAACAAGTAGCAATGCTTTAGTTGATCATTTTCACTTCCAGCTTTGGATTTTTCTTGATACTTTGTCTATGCATAAACAGTGAGAGATTCAGTTTCTgcttttcattaaaaaaaaaaatatatatatatatttaaatataaaagaaaaaaagttttattacAATCCCAAAAAACATTCCTCTGTTAACGAGAAGGAATTAAGGAGTGAGATTTTTACGTAGCATACCTGCCTGCTGGTTTGtgaaaaattatgatgatTGCATTGTGAAAGCCataattaccaaaatgccaCTCATTTTTGTGGTCAGTGCGCATTTTCAGTGGGCTTTTCCAGTCTCTGCACTCTATTGAAGTTATGAAagcatttaaaattatttattcctgaaaatttgttatctttatccattttttgtaaaaatacaaatgttcAGAGAATTGATACACTCTTCCAAGGAAATCCCCACTTAAATTCtgaaaaattgtaattttttttttcttttttaggtGGGATTCTCCTTTGAGAAGAGTATCATTTCTCAAAATGTTACTACTTATGATCAATATTGACTAAATAATTCATGAAGATTGGATTACCAGCTCCCAATAAAGATTGCAATTTCATATATACAACTCTCATGCATGCATAATTAAGCATACAATCAAGAAACCTTAGTGATAAAGATAACACTATATCAAGATAGCACTTGATTGATATAGATAACACtatgaaaaaattttctttcgataaaaatttaataatactcAATCTTCACTTATGATTAGATTTATTGGTAGacttacacacacacacaaatacatatagatattaaaatatttggatGATAAGGAATTTCACCCACTAgagtattaaatattaaagcttgtcttttatcatatattattcaaattcaagtaaTTGCAGTTGCAAAACTCATTCATGGTTCGCCATGCAATATACACCAGGAGTTTGGATTTATTGAATCGATTTATCattcaaatacaaaattttattagcataatgtaacattttattaacataacgTAACAGTCTGAAACTATTTAGTTATTGATGTAACTATCTTTCTTGTAGACATTTTAATTAAGCACTCCAAATCTTGTTTTAGTGGGTCATCTGATGTTGGTCAACTAGAAAAGTTCAAGTTTCAATTCACTTTCCATGCTTTTTATAAATTCCTGAATCTTCATTTGTTTGCTTATACGAGTTTCCTTATTTCTGATTTGACCTCTCATCAATCTAATAATTCATGTTATCATTTATTCATGGTAAGAAGGCATAGGAAAAGGTGACTTACATttcccaaatttttaaaaaatttactttatcaTATTAACTCAATTTTAAACTAGGGTGCTTTTATAGTTTTTGATTATTGTTTATCTTAAGACTCACGTTAGTAGTATTACTcatgttaaaacaaaaaaaaaaaaagacaacattttaactttttgtttatgcGAACGGTGTCGCCTTTAATGAAGTGTAATaacaattttcattaaatgcATTACGCAaaagcatttttttaaaacgaaAATTTATAATGGACGGCTAACAACTTTTTGTTTGAGTGACTGAtacttttattcttaaaattacaGGTTCAAATCTCCCAAAATGTTGTgagattatattttcttgtaatctacatattattgtaatatttaaaaataaatcataactGAGAGAATGATACTTATGTCCCTAATATTTCTCACCTATATCACTTTGaatcctaaattttttaataattactcATTAAATacccaatgttaaaattattataaaaatattttattaaaaattttattgttaaatctTGTTGTTAGTCTAATGTGTTGTGCATTTGTCGAAATATATGCAgtttttaatagaataaaaatttacaatatttaactttaaatggtaaagttcaaatattaaaattattatagtgGAAGGGATATAAcgagtaaataaaaaaaaaattaagggcCTGCGTCGTAAAAGTGGATTCAAAACATAAGAGATTTAAgttgaaattttcaaatatttaatttgatttgacTGTTAGCCAAAGGATGGTCAAAGAGAAGATTtagttaacttaattttttttttaatgaaaaaaatgaaaaatgaaaaatgaccGACTTTTTCGTTCTGGCATCGCATGGCTAATAGGTAGTAACTGACCACAGAAAATGAACCAACAAATACAGAAAGTGGCAGCATTGTgttgaaataaatttgtgGTGTCTTGTTTGGTTTGAGTGAGTAATAAATTGTCTAAGTTATTAAAAGCTCCTCGATTCAGAAAAGGTCACTTTATGGGTCCCCAATGTTTTTggagtttttttgttttttctcctctctctctctctctcttttaacAGAGGGGAGAGAAATGGTAGGTCCATTCTTAATGGATGACAAATGATTATGTACTGCTACAAAAGGTTTCCTTTTACTTATATCTTTTTTAGTGCGTGTGTATATGTATTTGAACTTTTTTACGCTTAGCCGGTGGTGATGTCTGAAATTGCAATATCAAAGTGAACTTTTTACTGTTATGCATTCAGTAATGTTTGTGATTGGATGAGTTTCGTGATTCCACGAATTTCTGCTTGTTTTTCAGATCACTATCTCTGGATAAAATCTTTTCCAGTTCTTAGGGTTTGAACTAATTATTAGCTACTCATGTATTAAAAAACTATCCAAATTGCTTCTGTTGTTATATTAGAGGGTAAATGCTCcaataatcaataaatcaggtttttttttaatcacattTACATACTTAAGCgttcaaagattttttttttctaaataaatctaaataaaaagaggGTTACAACATAAGGACTCTTATAGGTCACTTGACGTAGTAAGAATagcagaagaaaaaaataatgtagtGGAAGTAGAATGGTAGCGTAAAAATACCTTAGGGTGAtgataaatatacatatagtAATATTTAAGCGAGATTATAATAACGTTTTATAACGAGAAAATATGaaactttaattcaaatgaCTCTATAAGAAAGAGTGTGATAAATAAttccaaataaattataaaagaggTTTGCTTTGCATGGTGATAGTGCAATTGATCAAGAGTAGAGGCTAGTCGAGTCTTGGTCAATGAAGACTAGGGAGCCTGGTGGTGGTAATCTCTGGTGCTGACGGTTGCTATTATAGTGTGGTGGCTAAAGGGGTGGAGGTAGCATATTGATTGACTGTGGACTTATTTAACagtaatatgaatttttttaaacaataataaatatataaatgtaaaaaatttatcacacGTGAACATgtatttacaattattaatGAGTTTATGggtcatttaaaaaaaaattaaagctgATATTAATGGGTTATATTCTAGTTTGCAAAGcccaattcttttaatttgcatttaaaaaatttagatgcGAGAACttaaatgtaaatatattgGGGTCTTGAGTATAGTTTACCGAGGacttataatgaaaaattaactaaacattaaatgattttctttttctcaagtCCCCACTGGTCACACTATGAATCCAGTGGCTAAGGTGACTGTTGGTAGTGGTGATGAAGGTGGCAGCTaggattttgtaatttttggattttttttaaatagtgaATTCGATGGtggaatttgtttatttgtggCAGACGATACTGTGGCCAGGAAAGTTGTATAATTGTCACATATATGCTTTGATACTAactgataaaaattaaaatacttactaaaaatattaaacttaaaatacTTATCGTTCATCATTACccttctaatatttttttcacccAAGAACGCTCAATTAAGGTATTCTAATGTGATTTGGCTTGTTAGTGTTCGTATGACCACGCCTCATTTTGGCGAAGAAGTTAGCTCAAGattattaaaacattaaatcaatcatttaataaatataaaaatgtttcAACTAGGATGGAAGATGGTGCAGAAGACACTCATTTATTAGTCTCTAGGTTTGATCCAATTATTCACTTGTATATTTATCTCCGTTAACATCCATTAAAGTAATGACAAAAgcattttagataatttttaataaataggaAATAATTAACTCAGTGATTAGTGCAAACCTTAACGATTGAAAGAGATTTTTCTCTTCATGAAATAGGTAATTGCTCATTAGTTTGAGCCAATCCAGTTAGactatttattttcaaaaattatctaCAAGGTCTTTTTTGTTACTTCTATAGCAGTTGGATTTCACTTCCGAGGGAAAATAGCATTCTTGCATGATTCTGACAAATTAGATATGTGacaattgaaatataaagaataattaggtagttttttttaatgtaagtAAATATACAACATGAATCTTTAacgtaatttttaaaaatataagaattaattaaataatttgcttAAACTACAGGAGCTAAATGAGCACTTACCTTTCATAACACTCCTAGTTTGATCTGAATTGAAATTCACTGAATCTCTCAGTAGATGCATGGAAAATGGTTCTGGCAACACAAATATGGCGGAAAATTCTATCCAAATACTATCAAGCTGACACAATGCAAGAGTGCAATCAAGTTTGGACTGTCTATGAAAGTTAGTGGACTTCTAGGTCACTGTGCTcccaaaaatattaaacacaCCAGTTCAAGATTTAAAGGAAGATTTgtctattatattttaagtatataaattctcagttaattttatatagtaatatatatagactgtaataattgtaaaaaaatttctctaccAGAAacatgaataattaattacaatctTTGTAAAACAATATTCTTATAACAACCgattaaatgatatttttagaattgctTGATTAATagattgacaaaaaaaatgaaaagagaaaaagataaCGTCCAAAATCTAGTATTGTACGATATGAACATTGTACAAAAGCTGTAGTGAGCAATGAGTTGATTTGCGTCATTCCAAGTTTCCAACAGACCAAACGCAACAGAAATCTTCATAAAACGTGAATCCAATCTAGCTTTTCATGTCTGGTCGGTACGATCGATAACCTCTCTACCCTGTTGAagacaataattttgaaaataaaaattatttaatttattcccgAGAATCTCAttgaatctattaaaatagtttcgttaaatctataaaaataattttgaaaataaaaattatttaatttattcacaaGAATCtcattaaatctattaaaatagtTTCGTTAAATCTATAAAAGTAGTtccataaattcataaatatatagaatttaaattttaaatttaagaattataaattccacactttaattaaaaagattaagTCTTCAGTAATTTATATgggtattatttaatttaacttccattaaatatattaaaataacctACATAAACTcactcaaaaattttaattttcacattttatcGTTATATAATTCATCCCCTACGAAATCATTTTTCTACATCCGCTGCAGCTCTCTACTGCCTAGCTACTAGCAGTACTAGAAAATTAATAGTTATTACATcatgttttactttattttatttttgttcaatgtCACCagttcaatttgagagaaaagaagaaaactattaatttagaaaatataatttattcttgACGAGCGTCATCAGAAGAAACTAGTTTGAGGGTATTGTTGGAATTGTGATAGGCTTACATTGTAAAAGTCTATTTCTAAAATCTAATACATACAGGTGTTATGAGTAACTAGGTATTATAGGGGCGGGAGAAATTGAACCACAACCAAAATAGCTGTTGGTTCAGCTCTGTTGTCTTGTGGGGGCCAATGACCATCTTGAGGATTACTgagagataaaattaaatggtttACTCTCTAGTCTCTAATCATCAGCTGATTTTCAGAGGAGTATAACAATTTTGCTTTAAAACTCTGAAAAATTTATGATGGGTGACCTCCTGAGAAGTTGCCACAACCCCCTTAATCCAACAAGTTCAATTTTCGAAACAAGTTTTCTGTTCTCATTTCTTGAACAATTTTATGAAACTAGATGTGAGGCATGATATTGGGAGCGCTTGGAATTGAGGTTAGgtagttgtaacttaaaagttacagcactaaattatttagaaaatactatctactataatttataacttatattgatataattttttacttatataatgaaaaatatattatatttttaataattttatcaaaattattatttaaaatttacatttattatatattattaatttttattttatagttacagtttttttttcatagtaGTTGTAGcttgaaaattacaacactTCAATTCTAAACGCACCCATTATTGATGTaacaaacagaaaataataataaaaaattaaaaaatcgaATCGAAACCATTCTGATCGGTTTTATTTTTGGGTccgtttttcttttgttattcaaaaattaaattcgatTCGAAATTAGTTCAGCtccaattaattcaaaatcaaaccaaaagaAACCATACCCAGCCGCAGCATTAGGCgtccaaaattttatttagattgaACGTAGGCCCATCcttttaataatcaataatcatGAATCCAGGAAATAATGGTAGGATGGTTATTGGTGATTGAAATTATATTCGTAATAGATT
This window of the Citrus sinensis cultivar Valencia sweet orange chromosome 8, DVS_A1.0, whole genome shotgun sequence genome carries:
- the LOC102621179 gene encoding root phototropism protein 3, which encodes MWESESESLGGRDYGNGVLSSTKLSVKTDGFELRGQSWYVATDIPSDFLVQIGDVNFHLHKYPLLSRSGKMNRLIYESRDSELNKIVLDDLPGGPEAFELAAKFCYGIAVDLTASNISGLRCAAEYLEMTEDLEEGNLIFKTEAFLSYVVLSSWRDSIIVLKSCEKLSPWAENLQIVRRCSESIAWKACANPKGIRWAYTGRPPKISSPKWNDMKDSSPSRSQPVPPDWWFEDVSILRIDHFVRVITAIKVKGMRFELIGAAIMHYAAKWLTGLIRESSGSADEISSCSASNSNGSCSSWKGGLHMIVAGMKDDPPTVQAKDQRMIIESLISIIPPQKDSVSCSFLLRLLRMANMLKVAPALVTELEKRVGMQFEQATLADLLIPAYSKGETLYDVDLVQRLLEHFLVQEQTESSSPSRQSFSDKHMYDASQRGNGTSAKMRVARLVDGYLTEVARDRNLSLTKFQVLAEALPESARTCDDGLYRAIDSYLKAHPTLSEHERKRLCRVMDCQKLSIDACMHAAQNERLPLRIVVQVLFSEQIKISNAMANSTLKEAGESQYQPMISNRKSLLEATPQSFQEGWATAKKDINTLKFELESVKAKYLELQNDMETLQRQFDKLTKQKQTSAWTSGWKKLGKLTKMTATDHQDIRPQVPNAAEQTRKTPRRWRNSIS